Sequence from the Candidatus Paceibacterota bacterium genome:
TTCGATGTTGGTTGTCACTTTTCGCTGTCGAGCGTTCGCAGCGTTTGGTCTCCTGGGCCAACGTAATGCCCCTGACCATCATACGTCTTGTCGGCTGACTTGATGTACTGGCCTTTCAGCTTTCCATTTCCATCCCGCATGTACGAGACATCGCCGTTCTCAATGCGTTGGCCGATGAGTCGGCCCATGTTGTCCCGAATGAATTCGCTCATGTTGTCTCCGTTCTCTTTTTGGTTCTCTCAATCGTCATCGGGCCAGAGGGTATCGGGCTTGAAAAAATCCTTGAAGTCCTCTTCCACAAACATCTGGCCAAGCGCCTTCATCTTGCCCCCCACGTCCATCAAAAGCTCTTTCGGAAATGCGAAGGTGTTCACATTGACATCTACGAAAACCTTGTCTGTCACGGACTCCGTGGCAATCACCACGATGCTTGGGATTACATTATCAGGGGTTTGGACCCATAACAGAGCAAGCCCTTCCGTCTCGCACAAGACAATTCCCCACACGATTCTTGATGTTCCCCTCAAAAGATACGGAACACGGCGGATGATGTACGGCTTCATTGGGCGGCCTCCTGCATTCGCTGGAGCAGCCAATGCGTGTGGCACGTTTCTTCCAAAAGTTGAGAAATCAAGATTGCGGCGAATCCGTCCTTGGTCTCAACTGCGTCCGTTTGCGACATCCGCAGTGCAATTTGGAATTCGCTGAACAACTGAAATGCGGCCTCCAAATTTTGACTTTTCATTTTGCCTCCTTCACTACCTTGAACACGCTGGCGACGGGCATTTTCAGTTCCCGAGCGATTTCCCGAATACCCTTTCCCTGCTTCCGCAGTTCCAGAACATCTTCCCGCCGCCATTGGAGGGTTTTGGGTCTGCCGAGGCGGACGCCCTTGGCCCGTGCTGCTGCCAGCCCCGCATTGACCCGCTCCCGAATGAGATTGCGCTCGAATTCGCAAACGGCTTTCAACACGTCCAGTTGGAATTTGGCGCACGGATTGTTCTCGCTGGTGTCAATGCCTTGGCTCGTGCAAATGAGCGGGACGCCGAGACGGTTCATTTCATCAATGAGAAGGCATAAGTGGGTTAGGCTGCGTCCACAGCGGTCCAACTTGAACACCACTACACGGGCGATCTTCCCGTCCCGCATGTCTTTCACCATGCGGTCAAGTGCTGGGCGGGAGGTTTTGCCGCCCGACAGCTTGTCCACGTAGATTTCAAGGTCTTTCCAGCCCCG
This genomic interval carries:
- a CDS encoding recombinase family protein: MKTAVYLRVSTAKGTQKTDSQEYEVKRYCSARGWKDLEIYVDKLSGGKTSRPALDRMVKDMRDGKIARVVVFKLDRCGRSLTHLCLLIDEMNRLGVPLICTSQGIDTSENNPCAKFQLDVLKAVCEFERNLIRERVNAGLAAARAKGVRLGRPKTLQWRREDVLELRKQGKGIREIARELKMPVASVFKVVKEAK